In a genomic window of Streptococcus oralis:
- a CDS encoding DUF4651 domain-containing protein, producing the protein MNGMKAKKLWMTGLTVAGLSALALGAKKAADNHKLMKTQEELTAIVRELFSDMGEIATLYVQVYESSLERLVGGVIFEDGRHYTFVYENEDLVYEEEAL; encoded by the coding sequence ATGAATGGTATGAAAGCTAAGAAATTATGGATGACTGGCTTGACTGTGGCTGGTCTAAGTGCCCTTGCTTTAGGGGCTAAAAAAGCAGCAGATAACCACAAACTCATGAAGACTCAAGAAGAGTTGACCGCTATCGTGCGCGAACTTTTCTCAGATATGGGTGAGATTGCGACTCTCTATGTTCAAGTCTACGAAAGTAGCCTAGAGCGACTGGTCGGAGGAGTCATTTTTGAGGATGGTCGTCACTATACCTTTGTCTATGAAAATGAAGATCTAGTCTATGAGGAGGAAGCCTTATGA
- a CDS encoding epoxyqueuosine reductase QueH has protein sequence MIDVEEILSKMNPNQKINYDRVMQKMVQVWEKNEQRPTILMHVCCAPCSTYTLEYLTKYADVTIYFANSNIHPKAEYHKRAYVTKKFVSDFNERTGNTVQYLEAPYEPNEYRKLVRGLEEEPEGGDRCKVCFDYRLDKTAQVAMDLGFDYFGSALTISPHKNSQTINSIGIDVQKIYTTHYLPSDFKKNQGYKRSVEMCEEYDIYRQCYCGCVYAAQAQNIDLVQVKKDATAFLLDKDVEKDYSHIKFTVTKLDI, from the coding sequence ATGATCGATGTAGAAGAAATTCTGAGCAAGATGAATCCCAATCAGAAGATTAATTATGACCGTGTTATGCAGAAAATGGTACAGGTTTGGGAGAAAAATGAGCAACGTCCAACTATTCTCATGCATGTTTGCTGTGCTCCTTGTAGTACCTACACCCTAGAGTATCTGACCAAGTACGCTGATGTGACCATCTATTTTGCCAATTCCAATATCCATCCTAAGGCAGAATACCACAAGCGAGCTTACGTCACCAAGAAATTTGTCAGTGATTTCAATGAGCGAACAGGAAATACGGTCCAGTATTTAGAAGCGCCCTACGAACCCAATGAATACCGGAAGTTAGTCAGAGGACTGGAAGAAGAACCCGAAGGTGGGGATCGTTGCAAGGTTTGTTTTGACTACCGTCTGGATAAAACGGCGCAAGTGGCTATGGACTTGGGCTTTGACTACTTTGGTTCAGCTTTGACCATCAGTCCTCATAAGAATTCTCAAACCATCAACAGCATCGGAATCGATGTACAAAAGATTTATACCACCCACTATCTTCCAAGTGATTTCAAGAAAAATCAAGGCTACAAGCGCTCGGTGGAGATGTGCGAGGAGTATGATATCTATCGTCAATGTTATTGTGGATGCGTCTATGCAGCTCAAGCTCAGAACATTGATCTTGTTCAGGTTAAGAAGGATGCCACAGCTTTCTTGTTGGATAAGGATGTTGAAAAAGACTATTCCCACATCAAGTTTACTGTTACTAAATTAGATATATAG
- a CDS encoding CTP synthase, whose translation MSTKYIFVTGGVVSSIGKGIVAASLGRLLKNRGLKVTIQKFDPYINIDPGTMSPYQHGEVFVTDDGAETDLDLGHYERFIDINLNKYSNVTTGKIYSEVLRKERRGEYLGATVQVIPHITDALKEKIKRAAVTTDSDVIITEVGGTVGDIESLPFLEALRQMKADVGADNVMYIHTTLLPYLKAAGEMKTKPTQHSVKELRGLGIQPNMLVIRTEKPAGQGIKNKLAQFCDVAPEAVIESLDVEHLYQIPLNLQAQGMDQIVCDHLKLDAPVADMTEWSAMVDKVMNLKKQVKISLVGKYVELQDAYISVVEALKHSGYANDAEVKINWINANDVTAENVAELLSDADGIIVPGGFGQRGTEGKIQAIRYARENDVPMLGVCLGMQLTCIEFARHVLGLEGANSAELAPETKYPIIDIMRDQVDVEDMGGTLRLGLYPSKLKRGSKAAAAYHNQEVVQRRHRHRYEFNNAFRGQFEAAGFVFSGVSPDNRLVEIVELPENKFFVACQYHPELSSRPNRPEELYTAFVTAAVENSN comes from the coding sequence ATGTCTACGAAATATATTTTTGTAACTGGTGGTGTGGTGTCGTCTATTGGGAAAGGAATTGTCGCAGCAAGTCTGGGTCGTCTCTTGAAAAATCGTGGTCTAAAAGTGACTATTCAGAAGTTTGACCCTTATATCAATATCGATCCGGGAACCATGAGTCCTTACCAGCATGGGGAAGTCTTTGTGACAGATGATGGGGCTGAGACCGATTTGGACTTGGGTCACTATGAACGTTTCATCGATATCAATCTCAACAAATATTCCAACGTGACAACTGGGAAAATTTACAGTGAAGTTCTTCGTAAAGAACGCCGTGGCGAGTACCTTGGGGCAACTGTCCAAGTCATTCCTCATATCACAGATGCTTTGAAGGAAAAAATCAAGCGTGCCGCTGTAACGACCGACTCTGATGTCATTATCACAGAGGTTGGTGGAACCGTTGGGGATATCGAGTCCTTGCCATTTCTAGAGGCCCTTCGTCAGATGAAGGCAGATGTGGGTGCAGATAACGTCATGTACATCCATACAACCTTGCTTCCTTACCTCAAGGCTGCTGGTGAGATGAAGACCAAGCCAACTCAACATTCTGTAAAAGAATTGCGTGGTTTGGGAATCCAGCCAAATATGTTGGTCATTCGTACAGAAAAACCAGCTGGTCAAGGGATTAAAAATAAACTAGCACAGTTTTGTGACGTGGCTCCAGAAGCTGTTATCGAATCGTTGGACGTTGAACACCTTTACCAAATTCCATTGAATTTACAGGCGCAAGGCATGGACCAAATTGTCTGTGACCATTTGAAATTAGACGCACCAGTAGCGGATATGACAGAATGGTCAGCCATGGTGGACAAGGTCATGAACCTGAAAAAACAAGTCAAGATCTCCCTCGTTGGTAAGTATGTGGAGTTGCAAGATGCCTACATCTCTGTGGTTGAAGCTTTGAAACACTCTGGGTATGCCAACGACGCAGAAGTGAAGATTAATTGGATCAATGCCAATGATGTGACAGCAGAGAATGTGGCAGAACTCTTGTCTGATGCGGACGGAATTATCGTACCAGGAGGTTTCGGTCAACGTGGTACGGAAGGGAAAATTCAAGCCATCCGTTATGCGCGTGAAAATGATGTTCCAATGTTGGGAGTCTGCTTGGGAATGCAGTTGACTTGTATCGAGTTTGCTCGTCACGTTTTGGGTCTTGAAGGTGCCAATTCTGCTGAACTTGCACCAGAAACAAAATATCCTATCATTGATATCATGCGTGATCAGGTTGATGTTGAGGATATGGGAGGAACCCTTCGCTTGGGACTTTATCCATCTAAGTTAAAACGTGGCTCTAAGGCAGCAGCTGCTTATCACAATCAAGAAGTGGTGCAACGCCGTCACCGTCACCGTTATGAGTTTAACAACGCCTTTCGTGGACAGTTTGAGGCAGCAGGTTTTGTCTTCTCAGGAGTTTCTCCAGATAATCGTTTGGTAGAAATTGTGGAGCTACCTGAAAATAAATTCTTTGTGGCGTGTCAGTATCACCCTGAACTTTCCAGCCGTCCAAACCGTCCAGAGGAACTCTACACAGCCTTTGTCACTGCAGCAGTTGAAAATAGTAACTAG
- a CDS encoding SDR family oxidoreductase produces MAKNVVITGATSGIGEAIARAYLEQGENVVLTGRRTDRLETLKSEFAETFPNQTVWTFPLDVTDMTMVKTVCSDILETIGQIDILVNNAGLALGLAPYQDYEELDMLTMLDTNVKGLMAVTRCFLPAMVKANQGHIINMGSTAGIYAYSGAAVYSATKAAVKTFSDGLRIDTIATDIKVTTIQPGIVETDFSAVRFHGDKERAATVYQGIEALQAQDIADTVVYVTSHPRRVQITDMTIMANQQATGFMVHKK; encoded by the coding sequence ATGGCAAAAAATGTAGTAATTACAGGAGCGACCTCAGGAATCGGTGAAGCGATTGCGCGTGCTTATCTAGAGCAGGGGGAGAATGTCGTTCTAACAGGGCGACGGACAGACAGACTAGAGACTCTCAAGTCAGAGTTTGCAGAAACTTTTCCAAATCAAACAGTTTGGACCTTTCCACTGGATGTGACGGATATGACTATGGTCAAGACTGTCTGCTCCGATATTTTGGAAACGATAGGGCAGATTGATATATTGGTCAATAATGCCGGACTGGCTCTAGGCTTGGCTCCCTATCAGGACTATGAAGAATTGGATATGCTGACTATGTTGGATACCAACGTCAAGGGTTTGATGGCAGTTACTCGCTGTTTCTTGCCAGCAATGGTAAAAGCCAATCAAGGCCATATTATCAACATGGGATCGACCGCAGGAATCTACGCCTATTCAGGTGCAGCTGTTTACTCAGCCACCAAGGCTGCTGTTAAGACTTTTTCAGATGGCCTGCGAATTGATACCATCGCAACGGATATCAAGGTAACTACCATTCAGCCAGGAATTGTCGAAACAGATTTTTCTGCGGTACGTTTCCACGGTGACAAAGAGCGTGCTGCAACCGTCTATCAGGGAATTGAGGCCTTGCAAGCTCAGGATATTGCAGATACAGTGGTCTATGTGACCAGTCATCCCCGTCGTGTGCAGATTACAGATATGACCATTATGGCCAATCAACAGGCGACAGGTTTCATGGTGCATAAAAAATAA
- the rpoE gene encoding DNA-directed RNA polymerase subunit delta — protein sequence MELEVFAGQEKSELSMIEVARAILELRGRDHEMHFSDLVNEIQNYLGTSNSDIREALPLFYTELNFDGSFISLGDNKWGLRSWYGVDEIDEEIIALEESDDDEVAPKAKKKRVNAFMDGDSDAIDYNADDPEDEDAYEADPALSYDDENPDDEKNEVEAYDAEINEIAPDDLGEDVDLNEEDDEFSDDDAETSEEE from the coding sequence TTGGAATTAGAAGTATTTGCTGGGCAAGAAAAAAGTGAACTATCTATGATTGAGGTGGCGCGTGCTATCTTGGAACTTCGTGGTCGCGATCATGAGATGCATTTTAGTGATCTTGTAAACGAAATTCAAAACTACCTTGGAACATCAAACAGCGATATCCGCGAAGCTTTGCCTTTGTTCTACACAGAGTTGAACTTTGACGGTAGCTTCATCTCTCTCGGAGACAACAAATGGGGGCTTCGTTCATGGTATGGTGTAGACGAAATCGACGAAGAAATCATCGCTCTTGAAGAAAGTGACGACGATGAAGTAGCACCAAAAGCTAAGAAAAAACGTGTCAATGCCTTTATGGATGGTGATTCAGATGCCATTGACTACAACGCAGATGATCCAGAAGACGAAGATGCATACGAAGCTGATCCAGCTCTTTCATACGATGATGAAAATCCAGATGATGAGAAAAATGAAGTGGAAGCTTATGATGCAGAAATCAACGAAATCGCTCCTGATGACTTGGGTGAAGACGTGGATCTCAACGAAGAAGACGACGAGTTTTCTGACGATGACGCTGAAACGAGTGAAGAAGAGTAA
- the ntdP gene encoding nucleoside tri-diphosphate phosphatase, which produces MKLPKEGDFITIQSYKHDGSLHRTWRDTMVLKTTENAIIGVNDHTLVTESDGRRWVTREPAIVYFHKKYWFNIIAMIRDNGISYYCNMASPYYLDEEALKYIDYDLDVKVFTDGEKRLLDVEEYERHKRKMKYSDDLDYILKEHVKILVDWINNGRGPFSEAYVNIWYKRYIELKNR; this is translated from the coding sequence ATGAAACTTCCAAAAGAAGGCGACTTTATTACAATTCAAAGTTATAAGCATGATGGAAGTCTCCACCGTACTTGGCGGGACACCATGGTACTAAAAACAACAGAGAACGCTATTATTGGCGTCAACGACCACACACTTGTTACCGAAAGTGACGGTCGTCGTTGGGTGACTCGAGAACCGGCTATTGTTTACTTTCACAAAAAATATTGGTTTAATATCATTGCCATGATTCGTGATAATGGGATTTCCTACTATTGCAATATGGCCAGCCCCTACTATCTAGATGAGGAAGCCCTGAAATACATTGATTATGATTTGGATGTCAAGGTTTTCACTGATGGTGAAAAGCGTCTCTTGGACGTTGAAGAATATGAACGCCATAAACGCAAAATGAAGTATTCTGATGATTTAGACTATATTTTGAAAGAGCATGTTAAAATCCTTGTTGATTGGATCAACAATGGGCGCGGTCCTTTCTCAGAGGCCTATGTCAACATTTGGTACAAACGCTACATAGAACTAAAGAATCGGTAA
- the groL gene encoding chaperonin GroEL (60 kDa chaperone family; promotes refolding of misfolded polypeptides especially under stressful conditions; forms two stacked rings of heptamers to form a barrel-shaped 14mer; ends can be capped by GroES; misfolded proteins enter the barrel where they are refolded when GroES binds), whose amino-acid sequence MSKEIKFSSDARSAMVRGVDILADTVKVTLGPKGRNVVLEKSFGSPLITNDGVTIAKEIELEDHFENMGAKLVSEVASKTNDIAGDGTTTATVLTQAIVREGIKNVTAGANPIGIRRGIEAAVSAAVEALKNNAIPVANKEAIAQVAAVSSRSEKVGEYISEAMEKVGKDGVITIEESRGMETELEVVEGMQFDRGYLSQYMVTDSEKMVADLENPYILITDKKISNIQEILPLLESILQSNRPLLIIADDVDGEALPTLVLNKIRGTFNVVAVKAPGFGDRRKAMLEDIAILTGGTVITEDLGLELKDATIEALGQAARVTVDKDSTVIVEGAGNPEAISHRVAVIKSQIETTTSEFDREKLQERLAKLSGGVAVIKVGAATETELKEMKLRIEDALNATRAAVEEGIVAGGGTALVNVIPAVATLELTGDEATGRNIVLRALEEPVRQIAHNAGFEGSIVIDRLKNAEVGTGFNAATGEWVNMIEEGIIDPVKVSRSALQNAASVASLILTTEAVVANKPEPAAPAPAMDPSMMGGMM is encoded by the coding sequence ATGTCAAAAGAAATTAAATTTTCATCAGATGCCCGTTCAGCTATGGTCCGTGGTGTCGATATCCTTGCAGATACTGTTAAAGTAACCTTGGGACCAAAAGGTCGTAACGTTGTGTTGGAAAAATCATTTGGCTCACCATTGATTACCAATGACGGTGTGACTATTGCCAAAGAAATCGAATTGGAAGACCATTTTGAAAATATGGGTGCCAAGTTGGTATCAGAAGTCGCTTCAAAAACCAATGATATTGCAGGTGACGGAACAACAACTGCAACTGTCTTGACCCAAGCTATCGTCCGTGAAGGAATCAAGAACGTCACAGCAGGTGCCAATCCAATCGGTATCCGTCGGGGGATTGAAGCAGCGGTTTCCGCAGCTGTAGAAGCCTTGAAAAACAATGCCATCCCTGTTGCTAATAAAGAAGCCATCGCTCAGGTTGCCGCTGTATCTTCTCGTTCTGAAAAAGTCGGCGAATACATCTCTGAAGCCATGGAAAAAGTGGGCAAAGACGGAGTCATCACTATTGAAGAGTCACGTGGGATGGAAACAGAACTTGAAGTTGTAGAAGGAATGCAGTTTGATCGTGGTTACCTTTCACAGTACATGGTGACAGATAGCGAAAAGATGGTGGCTGACCTTGAAAATCCATACATCTTGATTACCGACAAGAAGATTTCCAATATCCAAGAAATCTTGCCGCTTCTAGAAAGTATTCTTCAAAGCAATCGTCCACTCTTGATTATTGCGGATGATGTAGATGGCGAAGCTCTGCCAACTCTAGTATTGAATAAGATTCGTGGTACTTTCAATGTAGTTGCTGTTAAGGCTCCTGGTTTCGGTGACCGTCGTAAAGCCATGCTTGAAGATATCGCTATCTTGACAGGCGGAACTGTTATCACAGAAGATCTTGGCCTTGAGTTGAAGGACGCTACTATTGAGGCGCTTGGTCAAGCAGCGAGAGTAACTGTGGACAAAGATAGCACGGTTATCGTAGAAGGTGCTGGAAATCCTGAAGCTATTTCTCACCGTGTTGCAGTTATCAAGTCACAAATCGAAACCACAACTTCTGAATTCGACCGTGAAAAACTCCAAGAACGCTTGGCTAAATTGTCAGGTGGTGTCGCAGTGATCAAGGTCGGTGCAGCAACTGAAACTGAGTTGAAAGAAATGAAACTCCGCATTGAAGATGCCCTCAACGCTACTCGTGCAGCCGTTGAAGAAGGAATCGTTGCTGGTGGTGGAACTGCTCTTGTCAATGTGATTCCAGCTGTTGCTACCTTGGAATTGACAGGAGATGAAGCGACAGGACGCAATATTGTTCTTCGTGCCTTGGAAGAACCTGTTCGTCAAATTGCTCACAATGCAGGATTTGAAGGTTCTATTGTTATTGACCGTTTGAAAAATGCTGAAGTTGGTACAGGCTTCAACGCAGCAACTGGCGAATGGGTCAACATGATTGAAGAAGGAATCATTGACCCAGTGAAAGTGAGCCGTTCAGCCCTTCAAAATGCAGCATCTGTAGCCAGCTTGATTTTGACAACAGAAGCAGTCGTAGCCAATAAACCGGAACCAGCAGCCCCAGCTCCAGCAATGGATCCAAGCATGATGGGCGGCATGATGTAA
- the recX gene encoding recombination regulator RecX yields the protein MKITKLEKKKLLYLMELDGQQTSYITEDTIVRFMLSKDKVVSTEELTEIQGFAQFSYGKNLALYHLSFKARTEKEVREYLKKYDIDETITSQVIANLKEDNWINDRQYAYSIINANQLSGDKGPYVLAQKLSQKGIVKSTIEDVLKDFDFSEVAQRVAEKLLKKYNGKLPARALQDKIIQNLTNKGFSYSDAKNAFDDLDSQVDQETTQELIFKELDKQYAKYARKYEGYELKQRLTQVLARKGYDFSDIASALREYL from the coding sequence ATGAAAATCACAAAACTTGAAAAGAAAAAACTCCTCTACTTGATGGAGTTAGATGGACAGCAAACCTCTTATATCACGGAGGATACCATTGTCCGTTTTATGTTGTCTAAAGATAAGGTGGTTAGCACTGAAGAATTGACTGAGATTCAGGGCTTTGCTCAGTTTTCTTATGGTAAGAATCTCGCCCTCTATCATCTATCATTTAAGGCTCGTACTGAAAAAGAAGTGAGAGAGTATCTGAAAAAGTATGATATTGATGAAACAATCACTAGTCAAGTTATCGCTAATCTCAAAGAAGATAACTGGATTAATGATCGTCAGTATGCCTACTCTATCATCAATGCAAATCAACTTTCTGGAGATAAGGGACCCTATGTGCTAGCTCAAAAACTGTCTCAAAAAGGGATTGTCAAATCAACTATTGAAGATGTTTTAAAGGATTTTGATTTTTCAGAGGTTGCTCAACGTGTTGCAGAAAAACTGCTTAAAAAATACAATGGAAAGCTTCCTGCTCGTGCCTTGCAAGATAAGATCATTCAAAACTTAACGAACAAAGGCTTCTCCTATTCTGATGCTAAGAATGCCTTTGACGACTTGGACAGTCAAGTCGACCAAGAAACGACTCAAGAACTCATTTTTAAAGAGCTAGACAAACAATATGCTAAGTATGCTCGAAAGTATGAAGGATACGAACTTAAACAGCGTTTAACCCAAGTTTTAGCTCGAAAAGGCTATGATTTTTCGGATATAGCCAGCGCTCTCAGAGAATATCTTTAA
- the groES gene encoding co-chaperone GroES: MLKPLGDRVVLKIEEKEQTVGGFVLAGSAQEKTKTAQVIATGQGVRTLNGDLVAPSVKAGDRVLVEAHAGIDVKDGDEKYIIVGEANILAIIEE; encoded by the coding sequence ATGTTGAAACCATTAGGAGACCGTGTGGTCTTGAAAATCGAAGAAAAAGAACAAACCGTTGGTGGCTTTGTCCTTGCGGGTTCAGCCCAAGAAAAAACCAAAACTGCCCAAGTTATAGCTACAGGACAAGGTGTTCGTACCTTGAATGGTGACTTGGTTGCTCCAAGCGTTAAGGCTGGAGACCGTGTCTTAGTTGAAGCACATGCAGGTATTGATGTCAAAGATGGAGATGAAAAGTATATCATCGTTGGTGAAGCTAATATCTTGGCAATCATTGAAGAATAG
- a CDS encoding single-stranded DNA-binding protein, whose product MYNKVILIGRLTSTPELHKTNNDKSVARATIAVNRRYKDQNGEREADFVNLVLWGKLAETLASYATKGSLISVDGELRTRRFEKNGQMNYVTEVLATGFQLLESRAQRAMRENNAGQDLADLVLEEEELPF is encoded by the coding sequence ATGTATAATAAAGTTATCTTGATTGGACGTTTAACGTCTACACCAGAATTGCACAAAACCAACAATGACAAGTCAGTAGCTCGCGCAACTATTGCTGTGAACCGTCGTTACAAAGACCAAAATGGGGAACGTGAAGCTGACTTTGTCAATCTTGTTCTTTGGGGGAAATTGGCTGAAACCTTGGCAAGCTACGCAACCAAAGGTAGTCTTATCTCTGTGGATGGAGAACTTCGTACCCGTCGCTTTGAGAAAAATGGTCAAATGAACTATGTGACTGAAGTTCTTGCCACAGGATTCCAACTTTTGGAAAGCCGCGCCCAACGTGCTATGCGTGAAAATAACGCTGGACAGGATTTGGCAGACTTGGTTTTGGAAGAGGAGGAATTGCCATTTTAA
- a CDS encoding N-acetylmuramoyl-L-alanine amidase family protein produces MKKITLFCLSLTGLALLAFPHSGKAFELQEEWVIKGGVKYQDGKILRFNNGHEVDIKVLDLPKTEKIEWMVSLNGQDQTVNFLGQEKDKSMVGTEGRYLNFYVPYGYRGDIKVEAKSGNEVKTWSSKVVDDVYNGEKSGYYRIEESKDHYTYLDTKWDYQTKTYTATLPETINGQKVYAWKDHDNGELKLTKPESISHSYKGGGAFRELYPIVKAESWLKSDQNWYYQKQGQLVQNAWVKDNGTWYFMNDKGIMFNQTWLYQGGNWYAFKSSGAMIANDWLYDQGKWYYLSTSGSMKASTWIFDKEEWYYVSSSGAMIANDWVKDNGKWYYLASSGKMLRNTYTPDGYYVGNSGAWQ; encoded by the coding sequence ATGAAAAAAATCACACTATTTTGTTTGTCTCTAACAGGTTTAGCTTTACTGGCTTTCCCTCATTCAGGAAAAGCATTCGAATTGCAAGAAGAATGGGTTATTAAGGGTGGGGTTAAGTATCAAGATGGCAAAATTCTTCGATTTAATAATGGCCATGAAGTAGATATCAAAGTCTTGGATTTGCCAAAAACTGAGAAAATCGAGTGGATGGTCAGTCTCAATGGTCAAGATCAGACAGTCAATTTCCTAGGCCAAGAAAAGGACAAGTCTATGGTCGGTACAGAGGGGCGTTACCTAAATTTCTACGTACCTTATGGCTATAGAGGAGATATCAAGGTCGAGGCCAAGAGTGGAAATGAAGTAAAGACCTGGTCCTCTAAAGTGGTAGATGATGTATATAATGGTGAGAAAAGTGGCTACTACCGTATTGAAGAATCAAAAGACCATTACACCTACCTTGATACAAAATGGGACTATCAAACCAAGACCTACACTGCTACCTTACCAGAGACTATCAATGGTCAAAAAGTTTATGCTTGGAAAGACCATGACAATGGTGAGTTAAAACTTACAAAACCAGAATCGATCAGTCATTCCTACAAGGGAGGAGGAGCCTTCCGAGAACTTTATCCGATTGTAAAAGCAGAAAGCTGGCTAAAATCAGACCAAAATTGGTACTATCAAAAACAAGGCCAACTAGTTCAAAATGCTTGGGTTAAAGACAATGGAACTTGGTACTTTATGAATGATAAAGGGATTATGTTTAATCAAACTTGGCTCTATCAAGGTGGCAACTGGTATGCCTTTAAATCATCAGGAGCTATGATTGCTAATGATTGGCTTTACGACCAAGGCAAGTGGTACTATTTATCAACTTCAGGCTCTATGAAAGCAAGCACTTGGATTTTTGACAAGGAAGAATGGTATTATGTAAGTTCTTCTGGTGCCATGATTGCGAATGATTGGGTCAAAGACAATGGTAAGTGGTATTATCTAGCTTCATCAGGTAAGATGCTTCGCAATACCTACACACCAGATGGCTACTACGTTGGCAACTCAGGTGCCTGGCAATAA
- the ytpR gene encoding YtpR family tRNA-binding protein, whose product MIFTYNKEHVGDVLMIIVKNSGDAKLDVERKGKVARVFLKDNGETVAWNIFEVSSLFAIAERGQVFLTDEQVARLNQELQAEGFTEEIVNDKEPKFVVGEIVEMVAHPDSDHLNICQVAVASDKTVQIVAGAPNARLGLKTIVALPGAMMPKGNLIFPGELRGEKSFGMMCSPRELHLPNAPQKRGVIELSEDQVVGTPFDPAKHWMA is encoded by the coding sequence ATGATTTTTACATATAATAAAGAGCATGTTGGCGATGTCCTTATGATCATCGTGAAAAACAGCGGAGATGCCAAACTAGACGTGGAGCGCAAAGGCAAAGTAGCCCGTGTTTTCCTCAAAGATAATGGGGAAACAGTAGCTTGGAATATTTTCGAAGTTTCAAGTTTGTTTGCAATTGCAGAGCGCGGTCAAGTCTTTTTGACAGATGAGCAAGTAGCACGTTTGAACCAAGAATTGCAGGCGGAAGGATTTACAGAAGAAATTGTCAATGACAAAGAACCTAAGTTTGTTGTTGGTGAGATTGTCGAGATGGTAGCCCATCCAGATAGTGACCACCTCAACATCTGCCAAGTTGCAGTCGCAAGTGATAAGACAGTGCAAATCGTTGCAGGGGCTCCCAATGCGCGTCTTGGCCTGAAAACCATTGTAGCTCTTCCTGGAGCTATGATGCCCAAAGGAAATCTCATTTTCCCAGGCGAACTTCGTGGTGAAAAGAGTTTTGGTATGATGTGCAGCCCTCGTGAATTGCATTTGCCAAATGCTCCGCAAAAACGTGGGGTTATTGAATTATCAGAAGACCAAGTTGTTGGAACTCCATTTGACCCAGCCAAGCACTGGATGGCCTAG
- a CDS encoding thioredoxin family protein, whose protein sequence is MIIPSNIEELAGFVEQDGKKVFLFVADWCGDCRYIYPALPEIEETNPEFTFIRVDRDQYMDLAKLWDVYGIPSLVVLEKDKEIGRFVNRDRKSKQQINDFLAELK, encoded by the coding sequence ATGATTATTCCCAGTAATATAGAAGAGCTAGCAGGTTTTGTCGAGCAAGATGGCAAGAAGGTCTTCCTTTTTGTGGCGGACTGGTGTGGCGATTGTCGTTATATCTATCCTGCCTTGCCAGAGATTGAGGAGACAAATCCAGAGTTCACCTTTATTCGAGTGGACCGTGACCAGTACATGGATCTAGCCAAACTCTGGGATGTGTACGGGATTCCTAGCCTTGTTGTGCTAGAAAAGGACAAGGAAATCGGCCGATTTGTCAATCGCGACCGTAAAAGCAAGCAACAAATTAACGACTTTTTAGCAGAACTGAAATAG